Within Syntrophales bacterium, the genomic segment CAAGACTTTCATTACGCTCGGTATTGATCGGACCGGGGGCTGTACTTGTCATTACCTTTTTGACTGCGCTTTACCCGGCTCTTAAGGTGAGACGTATTGTGCCGGTGGAGGCAATGAAGGCAGTGTGAGGAGCAGGAGTCAGAAATCAAGAAGTCAGGAGACAGAAGTCAGTAAACAGAATGAAAAAAGAAAATTTAATTCAGAATTCTGGCTCCTGAATTCTGAATTATAGAGGTTTATCTATGTTCCTTCGTTTAGGATGGCGAAATATCTGGCGAAACCCGAGACGAACGGCGGTTATTATGACCGCTATCATTATCGGGGTCTGGAGTATGATCTTTCTCGGTGCGCTCATGAGAGGAATTACCGACGAGATGGTTCGAAACGGTATAGCCACCCTGACAGGACATATCCAGGTACATCATAAAGGGTACCGGGATGATCCCGTCATAGAAAACAGCATGACCAATCCCCGAGATGTGGAAACCGTGCTGGGTAAAGTGCTTCCGGCCGGTTCCCGGTGGACCTCCAGAGTTCGAGTCAATGCGGTTGTCAGTAACGCACGTCACACAGCGGGTGTTACCTTTGTGGGCATAGACCCCTCTCGGGAAGCAAAAGTTTCATTTATAGGCGGGGCAGTTGCCGAAGGGCGTTACCTCAAACAGGATGATAAATATGGAATTGTTGTCGGTAAAGCTCTCGTGGACAAGTTTGAAACAAAATTGGGCCGTAAAATGCTTGTCATGTCTCAGGATACGGAACGCGAAATTGCTTCTCGATCATTTCGTATTGTGGGAATCTTCAGATCCGAAATGGAAGCAACAGAAAAACAATACGTTTTTGTTACCAGGACAGCGGCACAGCACATGCTCAAGATGAAAAACGAAATTTCCGAAATATCTGTTGTTCTGCCCGACAGCAAAGAGGTCGACGCGGTAGCGGATTCACTGCGAAGGACTCTGCCCTCGGCCGATTATGAAATTCAGACATGGCGAGAACTATTACCGCTGATTACTGCCTATTTGAGCATTTATGACGGGTTTATCTTTATATGGTTTGTCGTCGTGTTCATCGCAATGGGCTTTGGTATCGTTAACACCACTCTGATGGCGGTGTTCGAGCGGATGCGGGAGTTTGGCCTCT encodes:
- a CDS encoding ABC transporter permease, yielding MFLRLGWRNIWRNPRRTAVIMTAIIIGVWSMIFLGALMRGITDEMVRNGIATLTGHIQVHHKGYRDDPVIENSMTNPRDVETVLGKVLPAGSRWTSRVRVNAVVSNARHTAGVTFVGIDPSREAKVSFIGGAVAEGRYLKQDDKYGIVVGKALVDKFETKLGRKMLVMSQDTEREIASRSFRIVGIFRSEMEATEKQYVFVTRTAAQHMLKMKNEISEISVVLPDSKEVDAVADSLRRTLPSADYEIQTWRELLPLITAYLSIYDGFIFIWFVVVFIAMGFGIVNTTLMAVFERMREFGLLKSLGMKPWWVIKEVLVESFFILMIGMIIGNIFSFLSVIALSGTGIDLSSLAAGSEFVGIPKIIYPALYVKDVIGANLVVFVLGLVVSIYPAVKAARFTPIEALAHN